One uncultured Hyphomonas sp. genomic region harbors:
- a CDS encoding FtsX-like permease family protein: MKGLSPLDIKLLRDIWHMRGQAIAVGIIVACGVAIMVMALGTLSTLSASRDAYYERYRFADVFTSVRRAPESAAASLREIDGVQTIETRIVRLVILRIPGVEEPANAQIVSLPETGESILNRLVLFSGRYPEARSPDEIIISNAFAEANDLQTGDAIEAVMNGRLRSLTIVGIGDSPEFIYALGPGTLMPDDRLFGIFWMRRPALEAAFDLDGAFNSVSLTVAPGTDTAIVIDQVDDVLAPFGGTGAIDRSDQLSNAFVESEMNQLKTMARIIPAVFLAVSAVLIHSILNRLIQTERQQIGLFKAFGYSRREITWHYLKFAIAITAGGVLAGFALGFILQNLITQLYAETFRIPDLTWRIDSFALFASSIAALGSAIAGSMSAALGAAKLSPAEAMQPAPPVNYHQGWLRYILRMRWLDEPTRLILRHLFRFPARTAANLFGIAAAVTLLVSTLFSFDAIDTMMDQMFYRTNAHDAAITFFEGRNDSALSELSRLPGVMKAEGVRDIPASLEAGHRSERVAITGLPAGAQLRRVLSADGRYVDVPSTGIVLSSQLATMLHVTTGDTVTAHFLDATRPVVDLPVTAIVDEFVGTPAFMDLHTLNTLLDQPPTISGAFLKLDPNAQTAFEEAVIERPGIAGVSLRAAAIDSFEETLQQTIYIMMSIYAVIGGAIAAGVVYNAARISLTERGRELASLRVLGFTHREVGYILLGELALVALVGIPIGCIGGLALAHLIATAMATELYRIPVVVNPSTLGIAAMIVLFSSTIAALFVVRRVRSLDLIAVLKTRE, from the coding sequence GTGAAGGGTCTTTCGCCTCTCGACATCAAATTGCTTCGCGATATCTGGCACATGCGCGGCCAGGCCATCGCTGTCGGCATTATCGTGGCCTGCGGCGTTGCCATAATGGTCATGGCGCTCGGTACGCTCAGCACACTGAGCGCGAGCCGGGACGCCTATTATGAACGCTACCGTTTCGCAGATGTCTTTACCTCCGTGCGCCGCGCACCGGAGAGCGCTGCTGCCAGTTTGCGGGAAATCGATGGCGTTCAAACCATCGAGACCCGCATCGTACGCCTTGTCATCCTACGGATTCCCGGCGTCGAGGAACCAGCGAACGCGCAGATCGTTTCGCTGCCGGAGACCGGTGAGAGCATACTGAACCGGCTCGTTCTTTTCAGTGGCCGGTATCCGGAAGCACGCTCACCGGATGAGATCATAATTTCGAATGCCTTCGCCGAGGCCAACGACCTGCAGACAGGCGATGCGATTGAGGCCGTCATGAATGGCCGCCTGCGGTCTCTCACCATTGTTGGCATCGGCGATAGTCCGGAATTCATTTATGCGCTTGGTCCCGGCACCCTGATGCCCGACGACCGGCTGTTCGGCATATTCTGGATGCGAAGGCCCGCACTTGAGGCCGCATTTGATCTCGATGGCGCCTTCAACAGTGTCAGCCTGACCGTGGCGCCGGGAACAGACACTGCGATCGTCATAGACCAGGTGGACGACGTGCTGGCCCCTTTCGGCGGAACCGGTGCAATCGACCGGTCTGATCAATTGTCCAATGCGTTTGTCGAATCCGAGATGAACCAGCTGAAGACGATGGCAAGGATCATTCCTGCTGTCTTTCTCGCTGTTTCAGCGGTGCTGATACACTCGATACTCAATCGCCTGATCCAGACGGAGCGCCAGCAGATCGGTCTGTTCAAGGCGTTCGGCTATTCCCGCCGGGAAATCACCTGGCACTATCTGAAGTTCGCGATTGCGATAACGGCCGGCGGTGTCCTGGCAGGGTTCGCTCTTGGCTTCATCCTCCAGAACCTGATCACACAATTGTACGCGGAGACATTCCGGATCCCGGACCTGACTTGGCGCATCGACAGTTTTGCCCTTTTCGCCAGCTCAATTGCTGCGCTCGGGTCCGCCATTGCCGGTTCGATGAGCGCAGCTCTTGGTGCCGCGAAACTTTCACCCGCCGAAGCCATGCAACCTGCTCCGCCGGTCAACTATCATCAGGGCTGGTTGCGCTATATCCTGAGGATGCGGTGGCTGGACGAGCCCACGCGCCTCATCCTGCGCCATCTGTTCCGCTTTCCCGCGCGGACTGCCGCCAACCTGTTCGGCATCGCTGCGGCTGTCACCTTGCTGGTCAGCACGCTCTTCAGTTTCGATGCAATCGACACAATGATGGACCAGATGTTCTACCGCACGAACGCCCACGATGCGGCCATTACATTCTTCGAAGGGCGAAACGATTCAGCCTTGTCCGAGCTCTCACGCCTCCCAGGCGTCATGAAAGCCGAAGGCGTGCGGGATATCCCTGCCAGCCTCGAAGCCGGACACAGATCCGAAAGGGTTGCCATCACGGGGTTGCCAGCGGGGGCGCAGTTGAGACGCGTCCTGTCAGCTGACGGACGTTATGTTGACGTTCCCTCAACAGGGATCGTCCTCTCCTCACAACTCGCCACCATGCTGCACGTCACGACCGGAGATACCGTGACGGCTCATTTTCTGGATGCGACCCGGCCAGTCGTCGACCTTCCGGTCACTGCAATCGTCGATGAATTTGTGGGGACACCGGCATTCATGGATCTCCACACATTGAATACCCTGCTGGACCAGCCCCCAACGATATCAGGCGCATTCCTCAAGCTTGACCCCAACGCGCAGACGGCATTCGAGGAGGCGGTGATCGAGCGGCCGGGGATCGCGGGTGTTTCACTACGGGCAGCGGCAATCGACTCCTTTGAAGAAACGCTGCAGCAAACAATCTATATCATGATGAGCATTTATGCCGTCATCGGCGGGGCAATCGCCGCGGGCGTCGTTTACAATGCAGCACGCATCAGCCTGACTGAACGGGGCCGGGAACTCGCAAGCCTCCGGGTTCTCGGGTTCACCCATCGCGAAGTCGGTTATATCCTGCTTGGAGAACTCGCATTGGTTGCGCTCGTCGGAATTCCGATTGGATGTATTGGGGGACTTGCATTGGCGCACCTGATTGCAACGGCAATGGCCACCGAATTGTACAGAATCCCCGTCGTCGTGAACCCTTCCACTTTAGGTATCGCTGCAATGATCGTACTGTTCTCCTCAACGATTGCCGCCTTGTTCGTTGTCCGGAGAGTACGCTCTCTCGACCTCATCGCGGTGCTCAAAACAAGGGAATAA
- a CDS encoding universal stress protein gives MKIKDISVCMASPDGDKVAFDFARMLAEANDAHLSCAAFTVLPPMILGYGDGSAGEVYASILQQTRDTMSGAWNKFEKSLGQGSPAVEMRHFEAFPNRVEALSAMNARHADIVVVRAPGKSDEQPHADLLEGVLLGGGRPVLIVPEEWSGTTVGQRAMIAWDASREATRAMHDSLLLMDDDAKVCVATVDAKPGDTSHGAGPAWDIGAHLSRHVGDVEVRNEDSIGRSTAEALMDVATSFDADLIVMGGYRHSRLQQAFLPGVTRTLLREAKVPLLLSH, from the coding sequence GTGAAGATCAAGGATATCAGCGTCTGTATGGCCTCGCCGGATGGAGACAAGGTCGCGTTCGATTTCGCCAGAATGCTCGCAGAGGCAAATGATGCACACCTCAGCTGTGCTGCATTTACCGTTCTTCCGCCGATGATCCTTGGATACGGAGACGGATCTGCAGGAGAAGTTTACGCTTCGATCCTCCAACAGACCCGGGACACGATGTCTGGCGCCTGGAACAAATTCGAAAAGAGTTTGGGCCAGGGGTCTCCTGCGGTCGAAATGCGCCATTTCGAGGCTTTCCCGAACCGCGTTGAGGCCTTGTCGGCCATGAATGCCCGCCACGCAGACATCGTGGTCGTCCGCGCGCCCGGCAAATCCGACGAACAGCCGCATGCCGATCTGCTGGAAGGCGTGCTGCTTGGCGGTGGCCGGCCGGTGCTGATCGTTCCTGAGGAGTGGTCCGGCACGACGGTCGGACAGCGGGCCATGATCGCCTGGGATGCAAGCCGGGAAGCGACGCGCGCCATGCACGACAGTCTTCTTTTGATGGATGACGACGCCAAGGTGTGTGTGGCCACGGTTGATGCCAAGCCCGGAGACACCAGTCACGGAGCAGGACCTGCCTGGGACATCGGCGCTCACCTGTCCCGCCATGTCGGGGACGTTGAAGTCAGGAATGAAGACAGTATCGGCCGTTCGACCGCCGAAGCCCTGATGGATGTCGCGACCTCGTTCGATGCCGATCTGATCGTTATGGGCGGATATCGCCATTCCCGCCTGCAACAGGCATTCCTTCCGGGCGTGACCCGCACGCTGCTGCGCGAGGCGAAAGTGCCTCTGCTGCTGTCGCATTGA
- a CDS encoding fatty acid desaturase family protein → MTNQLKLSDVLTKDELRELRQKSDLRALATLSWNWALIAAAFAVAIIWPNPFTILAGIIILGGRQLGLGIINHDCAHHAFFKSPKVDEFVGHYLVGAPMNISLPAYRAYHLKHHKFAGTPEDPDIVFVKNYPVSKESLRRKFVRDFTGRTGFRDTLRKIRNFRLSRNWPWMTFHILLLGTLTLAGAPWAYLMWWAAELFVYPAIVRLRQIGEHGTAKDRTQLDPRLNTGTTTAPFWQRVLIAPNDVNYHLEHHMFASIPPYRLKRLHQLLASRGYYDGFECISKDYFDVLRRAVSRDDKPAMVPAE, encoded by the coding sequence GTGACAAACCAGCTCAAACTATCGGATGTTCTGACGAAAGACGAGTTGCGCGAATTGCGCCAGAAGTCGGACCTCAGGGCATTGGCAACTCTGAGCTGGAACTGGGCCCTGATCGCTGCGGCATTTGCTGTGGCGATCATCTGGCCGAACCCGTTCACCATTCTGGCAGGCATCATTATTCTTGGCGGGCGCCAGCTCGGCCTCGGCATCATCAATCATGACTGCGCCCACCACGCTTTCTTCAAAAGCCCGAAAGTGGACGAGTTTGTCGGCCACTATCTGGTCGGCGCGCCGATGAATATCTCTTTGCCGGCCTATCGCGCCTATCACCTGAAGCACCATAAATTTGCCGGCACGCCGGAGGATCCGGACATTGTGTTCGTAAAGAACTACCCGGTTTCCAAAGAAAGCCTGCGCCGGAAATTCGTGCGGGATTTCACCGGCCGCACCGGCTTCCGCGACACTCTGCGGAAGATCCGGAATTTCCGCCTTTCCCGAAACTGGCCGTGGATGACGTTCCACATTCTTCTATTGGGGACGTTAACGCTGGCAGGGGCGCCGTGGGCGTATTTGATGTGGTGGGCAGCGGAACTGTTTGTCTACCCGGCCATTGTGCGCCTGCGTCAGATCGGCGAGCACGGAACCGCCAAGGACCGGACCCAGCTGGACCCGCGTCTCAACACCGGCACCACCACCGCGCCTTTCTGGCAGCGCGTGCTGATCGCTCCGAACGATGTGAACTACCATCTGGAGCATCACATGTTCGCGTCGATCCCGCCTTACCGGCTGAAGCGGTTGCACCAGTTGCTAGCGTCACGCGGTTACTATGATGGCTTCGAGTGCATTTCGAAAGATTACTTCGACGTGCTCCGCCGGGCGGTGAGCCGCGATGACAAGCCGGCGATGGTGCCTGCTGAATAG
- a CDS encoding DUF3775 domain-containing protein has product MKKTIQGDRAFDLTIDPDVAYRIAVLAQSYQGEGIMPMEEDDVVDSDRGDDPITDLEAIADEAEEPHEDVLDDELEGLIRGLNVDAKHDLLALIWVGRGDYEARDWASARRAAREAEPFNVIDYLEELQMGSDYIENALEAMGYPPPDDLS; this is encoded by the coding sequence ATGAAAAAGACCATTCAGGGTGACCGCGCGTTCGATCTGACGATCGATCCGGATGTCGCTTACCGTATCGCCGTGCTGGCCCAGTCCTACCAAGGTGAGGGGATCATGCCGATGGAAGAAGACGACGTAGTCGATAGTGATCGTGGAGACGATCCGATTACAGATCTTGAGGCGATCGCTGACGAGGCGGAGGAGCCGCACGAGGACGTGCTGGATGATGAGCTTGAAGGATTGATCCGCGGGCTCAACGTCGATGCCAAGCATGACCTCCTCGCCCTGATCTGGGTCGGCCGGGGAGACTATGAAGCAAGGGACTGGGCCTCCGCCCGACGGGCTGCTCGCGAAGCAGAACCCTTCAACGTGATCGATTATCTCGAAGAGCTGCAGATGGGCAGTGACTATATCGAGAATGCACTCGAGGCGATGGGGTATCCGCCGCCGGATGACTTGTCCTGA
- a CDS encoding adenosylcobalamin-dependent ribonucleoside-diphosphate reductase, which produces MTFSPPPVFPAPVSEDIWRRKYRFGNEAGIADTWRRVAQAVASAEPADQALWAEKFHGLLADFRFLPGGRIMANAGTDRNATLLNCFVMGALDDSIDGLFTALRESAITLQAGGGIGLDFSPIRPAGAAALRTGNIASGPVSFMRLWDAMCETMTADRARHGAMMAVMRCDHPDIEAFIDAKSVAGTLSHFNLSVLVTDEFIKAVDADAEWPLMFGGQVVRTLRARDLWDRMLRAAYESGEPGVLFIDRINRESNLGYAETIHACNPCGEVPLPPYGACDLGSINLTRFVSHPFSSKPAFDFAAVASTAHLAVRFLDNVLDLSHFPLSAQAEQARSARRIGLGITGLADALIMLGLDYDSNAGREFTARVLGTVRNAAYESSVELAEEKGSFPLFDAEAFLDRPFTHRLPEEIRASVRRKGIRNSHLLAIAPTGSISLLAGNVSAGIEPVYAASVNRRVKRLGGGDDIMELEDFAVRVWREGKRGKLPPSFVNAAELSAEAHLAMQATAQDFVDNAISKTINADSSLPYEAFSQVYRQAYDLGLKGCTVYRQGSRGEDVLTPVEAGPVCPADTC; this is translated from the coding sequence ATGACATTCTCGCCACCTCCCGTTTTTCCTGCGCCGGTGTCTGAAGACATCTGGCGACGGAAATACCGGTTCGGAAATGAAGCCGGTATTGCCGACACCTGGCGCCGGGTGGCTCAGGCCGTTGCCTCCGCTGAACCTGCAGACCAGGCTTTGTGGGCAGAAAAATTCCATGGTCTGCTGGCAGATTTCCGCTTTTTGCCGGGTGGCCGGATCATGGCCAATGCGGGGACAGACCGTAACGCAACCCTGCTGAATTGCTTCGTCATGGGGGCGTTGGACGACTCCATCGACGGCCTGTTTACGGCCTTGCGGGAGAGCGCAATCACCCTGCAGGCGGGCGGCGGTATCGGGCTCGACTTTTCACCTATAAGGCCGGCGGGGGCTGCGGCTTTACGCACTGGCAATATTGCCAGCGGTCCTGTCTCCTTCATGCGTTTATGGGATGCAATGTGCGAGACCATGACCGCAGACCGCGCACGCCATGGGGCGATGATGGCCGTCATGCGCTGTGACCACCCGGACATTGAAGCCTTCATCGACGCAAAATCGGTTGCCGGTACGCTTTCGCACTTTAATCTTTCCGTTCTGGTGACGGACGAATTCATCAAGGCTGTGGACGCCGATGCGGAATGGCCACTTATGTTTGGAGGGCAGGTGGTCCGGACCCTGAGGGCGCGTGACCTTTGGGACAGGATGTTGCGCGCAGCATACGAGAGCGGCGAGCCGGGCGTCCTGTTCATCGATCGCATAAATCGGGAAAGCAATCTCGGTTATGCGGAAACGATCCACGCGTGCAATCCCTGTGGTGAGGTGCCGTTGCCGCCTTACGGTGCGTGTGACTTGGGCTCCATCAATCTGACGCGTTTTGTCAGTCACCCGTTTTCCAGCAAGCCGGCGTTTGACTTTGCGGCTGTTGCGAGCACCGCGCACCTGGCTGTGCGCTTCCTGGACAATGTGCTGGACCTCTCGCACTTTCCATTATCGGCCCAGGCTGAGCAGGCGCGTTCCGCTCGCCGTATTGGACTGGGGATAACGGGACTGGCAGATGCCCTGATCATGCTGGGGCTGGACTATGACAGCAATGCGGGGCGGGAATTCACGGCGCGTGTGCTGGGAACTGTGCGTAATGCCGCTTATGAAAGCTCTGTGGAGCTGGCGGAAGAAAAAGGCAGCTTTCCTCTTTTCGATGCGGAGGCATTTCTGGACCGTCCGTTTACGCATCGATTGCCTGAGGAGATAAGAGCATCTGTTCGCCGGAAAGGAATCCGGAACAGTCATTTGCTGGCCATCGCGCCGACCGGGTCGATCAGCCTCCTGGCGGGGAATGTTTCTGCGGGCATCGAGCCGGTTTATGCCGCGTCGGTCAATCGGCGCGTGAAACGCCTGGGTGGCGGAGATGATATTATGGAACTCGAAGATTTTGCCGTCCGGGTCTGGCGGGAAGGCAAGCGAGGCAAGCTTCCGCCCTCTTTCGTCAACGCTGCGGAACTCTCCGCTGAGGCGCACCTGGCCATGCAGGCAACGGCGCAGGACTTTGTGGACAACGCGATTTCCAAGACGATCAATGCCGATTCCAGCCTGCCATATGAGGCTTTCAGCCAAGTCTATCGTCAGGCGTACGATCTCGGCCTGAAAGGGTGCACGGTTTACCGTCAGGGCAGTCGCGGGGAAGACGTGCTCACCCCTGTCGAGGCGGGACCCGTTTGCCCTGCGGATACGTGTTGA
- a CDS encoding MFS transporter, translating to MPDNPAPPPFSIPLYRRIWVANVASQFGSLIQSVGAAWLMVELGGTKTQIALVQASVTLPIMILALLSGAIADNYPRRLVMLVCQSWMFILSVALCVFAWFGHLTPWALLGFTFLIGCGTAMNAPSWQATVGDIVPRGTIAGAVAMNSMGFNMARTAGPALGGAIVAAFGSAAAFTVNAFSYLGIIWVLFSWRPEKPTRPTLREDLGTAMMAGVRYVLLSPPIRRVMFRSALFGFAAASVPSLMPLVASHLVGGSAITFGILSGSFGIGAVIGALSNRPVRARLTNESTLRLTVVAMIAGAVVIALSPWLLVTVCGLIVFGWGWLLAMATMNVTVQMSAPRWVVGRALSLYQMCVFGMMAAGSWMSGWLSEHQGISDAILIMAGVQAIGLCMGFFLRLPEVQDLNLELVGRWKVPDVKVPVEPRAGPVHIAVHYRIREEDVPRFLAAMNESRRVRLRDGARNWALVRDLSDPDLWIEKYRFGRWMDYVLHNERRTHADRESLIILHTLHQGSWPPPIVRMLERQVTGVTIDPDLSTETTNDPTRSD from the coding sequence ATGCCAGACAATCCTGCCCCGCCGCCCTTTTCCATTCCGCTTTACCGGCGGATCTGGGTGGCCAATGTGGCATCCCAGTTTGGCAGCCTGATCCAGAGCGTTGGCGCCGCCTGGCTGATGGTCGAGTTGGGCGGAACCAAAACACAGATTGCCCTCGTCCAGGCATCGGTCACCCTGCCCATCATGATCCTGGCACTGCTGTCCGGCGCCATCGCGGACAATTACCCCCGCCGGCTTGTCATGCTGGTCTGCCAGAGCTGGATGTTCATCCTCTCTGTTGCCCTGTGCGTGTTTGCCTGGTTCGGGCATCTGACCCCCTGGGCGCTGTTGGGCTTCACCTTCCTGATCGGCTGCGGCACAGCCATGAACGCCCCCTCATGGCAGGCCACGGTGGGCGACATCGTCCCGCGCGGCACGATTGCCGGCGCGGTGGCGATGAATTCCATGGGCTTCAACATGGCCCGCACAGCCGGTCCGGCCCTTGGCGGCGCCATCGTTGCTGCGTTCGGATCCGCCGCCGCATTCACGGTCAATGCCTTCAGCTATCTGGGGATCATCTGGGTCCTGTTCAGCTGGCGTCCGGAAAAGCCGACGCGCCCGACGCTGCGCGAAGACCTCGGCACAGCCATGATGGCCGGCGTCCGCTATGTTCTGCTGTCTCCGCCGATCCGGCGCGTCATGTTCAGATCGGCCCTGTTCGGTTTCGCCGCTGCCAGCGTCCCATCGCTCATGCCGCTGGTGGCGAGCCACCTGGTCGGTGGCAGCGCGATCACGTTCGGTATCCTGTCTGGCTCTTTCGGCATTGGCGCCGTGATCGGGGCCCTCTCGAACCGGCCGGTGCGCGCGCGCCTGACAAATGAGTCCACGCTTCGCCTGACCGTTGTCGCAATGATTGCCGGCGCGGTCGTGATCGCCCTCAGCCCCTGGCTGCTCGTCACTGTGTGCGGCCTCATCGTATTCGGCTGGGGCTGGCTGCTTGCCATGGCGACTATGAATGTAACGGTGCAGATGTCCGCGCCGCGCTGGGTGGTCGGCCGGGCCTTGTCGCTCTACCAGATGTGTGTGTTCGGCATGATGGCAGCCGGAAGCTGGATGAGCGGCTGGCTCTCGGAGCATCAGGGTATTTCGGACGCGATCCTGATCATGGCCGGCGTGCAGGCCATTGGCCTTTGCATGGGTTTCTTCCTGCGATTGCCCGAAGTGCAGGATTTGAACCTTGAACTGGTCGGGCGCTGGAAAGTGCCGGACGTGAAAGTGCCGGTGGAACCGCGCGCTGGCCCCGTCCATATCGCCGTTCATTATCGCATCCGGGAGGAAGACGTTCCGCGCTTCCTGGCCGCGATGAATGAGAGCCGCCGCGTCAGGCTGCGCGATGGCGCACGCAACTGGGCCCTCGTGCGGGACCTCAGCGATCCTGATCTATGGATCGAGAAATACAGGTTCGGACGCTGGATGGACTATGTGCTTCACAATGAGCGGCGCACGCACGCCGACCGGGAGAGTCTCATCATCCTGCACACATTGCATCAGGGAAGCTGGCCGCCCCCGATCGTCCGGATGCTGGAACGTCAGGTCACCGGCGTCACGATCGATCCGGACCTGTCGACCGAAACCACGAATGACCCAACCCGTAGTGACTGA
- a CDS encoding ABC transporter ATP-binding protein: MSASISAPQTASRTDILMEGRGLERTFVTGEVSVRALRGVDISLKRGELVVLLGHSGSGKSTLLNILGGLDRATAGTLRFDGHDLTHASDDELTRYRRRSVGFVFQFYNLVAGLTAKENVSLVTEIAKSPMKPEEALGLVDLADRVEHFPAQLSGGEQQRVAVARAIAKRPQILFCDEPTGALDSQTGIRVLEALDRVNRELSTTMLIITHNVGIGDIADRVLRMQDGLIIEETAPKRRLKPSEISW, translated from the coding sequence ATGTCAGCTTCAATTTCCGCCCCACAGACCGCCAGCCGAACCGATATTCTGATGGAAGGTCGAGGGCTGGAGCGTACCTTTGTGACGGGCGAAGTGTCCGTACGAGCACTACGCGGCGTCGATATTTCGCTGAAGCGCGGTGAACTGGTTGTGCTGCTCGGCCATTCCGGCAGCGGCAAATCTACCCTGCTGAACATTCTCGGCGGACTGGACCGTGCCACCGCCGGAACATTGCGTTTCGACGGACATGACCTGACACATGCAAGTGATGATGAGCTGACGCGGTACCGCCGACGCTCGGTCGGATTTGTATTCCAGTTCTACAATCTTGTCGCCGGGCTGACCGCGAAAGAAAACGTGTCATTGGTCACAGAAATCGCGAAAAGCCCGATGAAACCGGAAGAAGCGCTTGGACTGGTGGACCTGGCAGACAGGGTCGAACATTTCCCCGCTCAGCTTTCCGGCGGCGAGCAGCAACGGGTGGCCGTTGCAAGAGCCATCGCAAAACGCCCGCAAATCCTCTTCTGCGATGAGCCGACCGGTGCCCTGGACAGCCAGACCGGCATTCGCGTGCTTGAAGCACTGGATCGGGTAAATCGCGAGCTTTCCACGACCATGCTGATCATCACCCACAATGTCGGAATTGGTGACATTGCCGACAGGGTCCTGCGCATGCAGGATGGGCTGATTATTGAGGAAACGGCTCCGAAACGCAGGCTGAAGCCCTCGGAGATTTCCTGGTGA
- a CDS encoding MaoC family dehydratase, translating into MRYYEDLVIGTVTKSNRTYEVTREEVIEFAGKYDPQPFHLDDEAAAKTHFGRLSASGWHTAAMAMRMMVEGWSGQEPTASLGSPGVDELRWRKPVYPGDTLRVESKLIGKRRMKSRPEMGLMKTEQTVYNQDGEIVMSMVSNGLIQVRNPDSDAE; encoded by the coding sequence ATGCGCTACTATGAAGACCTGGTGATCGGCACTGTCACGAAATCGAACCGGACTTATGAAGTCACCCGCGAGGAAGTGATCGAGTTTGCCGGAAAATACGACCCGCAGCCATTTCATCTGGACGACGAGGCAGCGGCGAAGACACATTTCGGTCGCCTCTCTGCATCCGGCTGGCACACAGCCGCCATGGCGATGCGCATGATGGTGGAGGGCTGGAGCGGACAGGAGCCGACAGCGTCTCTCGGGTCCCCCGGCGTCGATGAACTGCGTTGGCGCAAACCGGTCTACCCGGGAGACACGCTGCGCGTGGAATCCAAGCTGATCGGCAAGCGCCGGATGAAGAGCCGCCCCGAGATGGGCCTGATGAAGACTGAGCAGACGGTCTACAATCAGGACGGCGAGATTGTCATGAGCATGGTGTCAAACGGCCTGATCCAGGTCCGCAATCCGGATAGCGACGCCGAATAG
- a CDS encoding cytochrome c, with amino-acid sequence MFQRHTGFLVAGLMTSLTLLAACSTTTAPEAEESAATAPQVEENSESFAYDSKVKVGRLIAETRCSSCHAIGPTGNSPHQDAKPFRQLSENYPVRNLEEALAEGIVVGHPDMPMFVLSPYEIDALLTYLESIQEPHPA; translated from the coding sequence ATGTTTCAGCGACATACCGGATTTCTCGTTGCCGGGCTTATGACCAGCCTCACACTTCTGGCGGCGTGTAGTACGACCACGGCACCGGAAGCCGAAGAGTCCGCCGCAACGGCGCCCCAAGTAGAGGAAAACAGCGAATCATTCGCCTATGACAGCAAGGTCAAAGTCGGCAGGCTGATCGCGGAAACGCGGTGTTCCTCCTGCCACGCTATCGGGCCGACCGGTAACAGTCCCCATCAGGATGCCAAGCCCTTCCGGCAATTGTCTGAAAACTACCCGGTACGCAACCTCGAAGAAGCGCTCGCGGAAGGCATCGTCGTCGGTCACCCCGATATGCCGATGTTTGTGCTGAGCCCTTACGAAATCGACGCGCTGCTGACTTATCTCGAAAGCATTCAGGAACCGCATCCGGCCTGA